The Clostridium sporogenes genome contains a region encoding:
- a CDS encoding N-acetyltransferase yields the protein MIKQLEKFEIEEVMDIWLKTNIAAHSFIPKEYWIKNYNIVKEEYFPISKTFIYKEDDIIKGFISIVDNSFIGALFVLEEYQGQGIGKKLLNHCKSLYSTLELAVYVDNIPSVNFYKHCGFIIKEEKEHENSGFMEYIMTWQKINF from the coding sequence ATGATTAAACAATTAGAAAAATTTGAAATTGAAGAAGTTATGGACATTTGGTTAAAAACTAACATTGCTGCTCATAGTTTTATACCAAAGGAATATTGGATTAAAAATTATAATATTGTTAAAGAAGAATACTTTCCTATTTCGAAGACTTTTATTTACAAAGAAGATGATATAATTAAAGGCTTTATAAGTATTGTAGACAATTCATTTATTGGTGCATTATTTGTTTTGGAGGAGTATCAGGGTCAAGGAATAGGGAAAAAACTACTAAATCATTGTAAATCTTTATATTCAACTTTAGAACTAGCAGTTTATGTTGATAATATACCTTCAGTTAATTTTTATAAACACTGTGGTTTTATTATAAAAGAGGAAAAAGAGCATGAAAATTCTGGCTTTATGGAATATATAATGACGTGGCAAAAAATCAATTTTTAA
- a CDS encoding ADP-ribose-binding protein: MAISYINKIKIIKGDITKENVDAIVNAANSSLLGGGGVDGAIHRAGGNKILQECKIIVSKIGSLNTGEVVITSGGNLNAKYVIHTVGPIWHGGKSNEETLLANAYKNSLKLASEKNVKTVAFPNISTGVYRYPKDEAAKVAYNSAKESLIKYENIEEVRFVCFDDYNYKLYKDLLLDDIK; this comes from the coding sequence TTGGCTATATCATATATAAATAAAATAAAGATAATAAAGGGGGATATTACAAAAGAAAATGTAGATGCTATCGTTAATGCTGCAAACAGTAGTTTGCTTGGAGGTGGAGGCGTAGATGGAGCTATTCATAGAGCAGGTGGAAATAAGATACTTCAAGAATGTAAGATTATTGTAAGTAAAATAGGATCGTTAAACACAGGAGAAGTAGTAATAACCTCTGGCGGAAATCTTAATGCCAAATATGTTATTCATACCGTAGGCCCCATATGGCATGGAGGAAAAAGTAATGAAGAAACTCTTTTAGCTAATGCTTATAAAAATAGTTTGAAATTAGCCTCTGAAAAAAATGTTAAAACTGTTGCTTTTCCTAATATAAGTACAGGAGTGTATAGGTATCCTAAAGATGAGGCAGCAAAGGTTGCTTATAATTCAGCAAAAGAGAGTTTAATAAAATATGAAAATATAGAAGAAGTAAGATTTGTATGTTTTGATGATTACAATTATAAATTATATAAGGATTTATTACTTGATGATATAAAATAA
- the bioB gene encoding biotin synthase BioB, translating into MSNIIKYKKKILNGDLLTKEEVEELLEEDIIDLAATANEIRESLCGNKFDLCTIINGKSGRCQENCKYCAQSVHFNTDIIEYNILHSNKIINSAISNYNKGVHRFSVVTSGRALNNNEVDTLCKTYSKLKETCSIGLCASHGLLKYEDLKWLKDSGVMRYHNNLETSRKFFGKICSTHTYDDKIETIKNAKKAGLEICSGGIIGIGETMEDRIDMAFTLRELSVDSVPVNVLNPIKGTPLENQEILSYEEVIKTLAIFRFILPTVQIRLAGGRALLGDKGKKALMSGVNGAISGDMLTTLGIETSEDIKMIKNLGFEV; encoded by the coding sequence ATGAGTAATATAATTAAATATAAGAAAAAAATTTTAAATGGAGATTTACTAACAAAAGAAGAAGTAGAAGAGCTTTTAGAGGAAGATATTATAGATCTTGCAGCAACAGCCAATGAAATTAGAGAATCTCTATGTGGAAATAAATTTGACCTATGTACGATTATAAATGGGAAGAGTGGAAGGTGCCAAGAAAACTGTAAATATTGTGCCCAATCTGTTCATTTTAATACAGATATAATAGAGTACAACATCTTACATAGTAATAAAATTATAAATAGTGCAATATCAAATTATAATAAGGGAGTACATCGTTTTTCAGTAGTAACATCAGGTCGTGCCCTAAATAATAATGAAGTAGATACCTTGTGTAAAACCTATTCAAAATTAAAGGAAACATGTTCTATTGGACTATGTGCATCTCATGGATTATTAAAATATGAAGATTTAAAGTGGTTAAAAGATTCTGGAGTAATGCGTTATCACAATAATTTAGAAACTTCAAGAAAATTTTTTGGAAAGATATGCAGCACACACACATATGATGATAAAATTGAAACTATAAAAAATGCAAAGAAAGCTGGCCTTGAGATATGTAGCGGTGGAATTATTGGTATTGGAGAAACCATGGAAGATAGAATTGATATGGCATTTACCCTAAGGGAACTTTCAGTTGATAGTGTTCCAGTTAATGTTCTTAATCCTATTAAAGGAACACCACTTGAAAATCAAGAGATTCTATCTTATGAGGAAGTAATAAAAACTCTAGCAATTTTTCGTTTTATTTTACCAACAGTACAAATAAGGTTAGCTGGAGGGCGTGCTCTTTTAGGAGATAAAGGGAAAAAGGCTTTAATGAGTGGAGTAAATGGAGCAATTTCTGGAGATATGCTAACTACTTTGGGAATTGAAACCTCTGAGGACATTAAAATGATAAAGAATTTAGGATTTGAGGTATAA
- a CDS encoding biotin transporter BioY: MTQSKTLTMSRSALFTALVAISSYIQIPVPFMDYFTLQFFFVLLAGMILGEKQGAISVGLYVLIGLLGVPVFAAGGGIGYIFKPSFGYLLGFIMTAYAVGYTVKKINASTFGAYLLSAFVGFIITYAIGLTYKFLILNLYLKTPTSFMIIFLSCFPLDMPGDIFLCVISALFANKINPILRRERNE; the protein is encoded by the coding sequence ATGACACAATCTAAAACATTGACAATGTCAAGGAGTGCTTTGTTTACAGCTTTAGTAGCAATTAGTTCATACATTCAAATACCAGTACCCTTTATGGATTATTTCACATTACAATTTTTCTTTGTACTTTTGGCAGGTATGATTTTAGGAGAAAAACAGGGAGCAATTTCAGTTGGACTCTATGTTCTAATAGGACTTTTAGGAGTGCCTGTTTTTGCAGCAGGTGGTGGAATAGGATATATATTTAAGCCAAGCTTTGGATATTTGCTAGGTTTTATAATGACTGCTTATGCTGTTGGATATACAGTTAAAAAAATAAATGCAAGTACATTTGGAGCATATTTATTATCAGCTTTTGTGGGATTTATAATAACTTATGCTATTGGATTAACATATAAATTTTTAATACTGAATTTATACTTAAAAACTCCAACAAGTTTTATGATTATATTTTTATCTTGTTTTCCGTTGGACATGCCTGGCGATATATTTCTATGCGTAATCAGTGCATTATTTGCCAATAAAATTAATCCAATTTTAAGGAGAGAAAGAAATGAGTAA
- a CDS encoding MBL fold metallo-hydrolase, with product MNKLTVLEVRFDFNGDRNVIFPVILSDEKENILIDCGYPNFLPLIKITAKANGIDISKLTKIIITHHDFDHMGTLAEFKREYPHIKILASIDDEKYISGKEKSLRLQQAESIYDKLPEEEKNSAKEFQDFIGTIENVPVDVCLRDKDSFSFCGGVEIIATPGHMPGHISIYIKDSKTLIAGDALVVEDDKLTIANPQYTLDIISAKNSIKKLLNYEIDKIVCYHGGVYTKDIKKSLESIISD from the coding sequence ATGAACAAATTGACAGTTTTAGAAGTAAGATTTGATTTTAATGGTGATAGAAATGTCATTTTCCCTGTAATATTAAGTGATGAAAAGGAAAATATTTTAATTGATTGCGGGTATCCTAATTTTTTACCTTTAATAAAAATTACTGCAAAAGCTAATGGAATTGATATTAGTAAATTAACAAAAATAATTATAACTCATCATGATTTTGATCATATGGGAACTTTAGCCGAGTTTAAAAGAGAGTATCCACATATTAAGATTCTTGCGTCAATTGATGATGAAAAGTATATTAGTGGAAAAGAAAAATCTTTAAGATTACAACAAGCGGAGTCTATATATGATAAACTTCCTGAGGAAGAGAAAAATAGCGCAAAGGAGTTTCAGGATTTTATTGGAACAATAGAAAATGTTCCTGTTGATGTATGTTTAAGAGATAAAGATTCTTTTTCCTTTTGTGGAGGTGTAGAAATAATTGCTACTCCAGGGCATATGCCAGGACATATTTCAATTTATATAAAAGATAGCAAAACATTAATTGCTGGAGATGCATTAGTAGTAGAAGATGATAAATTAACTATAGCAAATCCACAATATACCTTAGATATTATTAGTGCTAAAAATTCTATAAAAAAGTTATTAAATTACGAAATAGATAAAATTGTATGTTACCATGGCGGTGTATATACTAAAGATATTAAAAAATCATTAGAGAGTATTATTTCAGACTAA
- a CDS encoding aminopeptidase P family N-terminal domain-containing protein gives MKVSERLTKLRTLMTEKNIDMYIVPTADFHQSEYVGEHFKARKYITGFSGSAGTAVITKDHAGLWTDGRYFLQAGKQLEGTTVELFKMGEPGVPTIEEYITNTLSDNGTLGFDGRVVSMGDGQTYEKILSSKNATIKYDCDLINDIWEDRPPLSEEPAFELDIKYTGESTASKLKRIREAMAAEGANTHVITSLDDIAWTLNIRGNDIEFFPLILSYLIITMDKVHLFINETKLSDKIKSNLKENGVSFIHPYNEVYETVKKFTNSDIILVDPARMNYALYNNIPKDVKKVEKRNPSVLFKAMKNPIEIENIKKAQIKDGVAHTKFMYWLKHNIGKEVITEISASNKLDEFRAEQGGFIRPSFEPISSFGEHAAIVHYAPTPETDIELKEGSLFLTDTGAGFYEGSTDITRTYALGEVPQIMKDHFTLTVNSNLHLAHARFLYGCNGMNLDILARAPFWNRGLNFNHGTGHGVGYLMNIHEAPTGFRWQYRANETHPFEEGMVITDEPGIYIAGSHGVRIENELLVCKGEKNEYGQFMYFEPISYVPIDLDAINPDLMTTEEKTWLNEYHEIVYNTISPYLTQEEKDWLKEYTKKIS, from the coding sequence ATGAAAGTATCTGAAAGACTTACAAAATTAAGGACCTTGATGACTGAAAAAAATATTGATATGTATATCGTACCTACTGCTGATTTCCATCAAAGCGAATATGTAGGTGAACATTTCAAAGCCAGAAAATATATAACTGGGTTCTCTGGTTCTGCAGGAACTGCTGTTATAACAAAAGATCATGCAGGATTATGGACAGACGGAAGATATTTTCTTCAAGCTGGCAAACAACTAGAAGGAACTACTGTAGAATTGTTTAAAATGGGAGAACCAGGAGTTCCAACCATAGAAGAATATATCACAAATACACTTTCTGATAATGGCACTCTTGGATTTGACGGACGTGTTGTTTCTATGGGTGATGGCCAAACTTATGAAAAAATATTGTCAAGTAAAAATGCAACCATAAAATATGACTGTGATTTAATTAATGACATATGGGAAGACCGTCCACCACTTTCCGAAGAACCAGCATTTGAACTTGATATAAAATACACTGGAGAATCTACTGCTTCAAAATTAAAACGTATAAGAGAAGCAATGGCAGCTGAAGGTGCAAACACACATGTTATTACATCTCTAGATGATATTGCATGGACTCTTAATATCCGTGGAAACGATATCGAATTTTTCCCACTAATTTTAAGCTATCTTATCATTACAATGGATAAAGTTCATCTATTCATCAATGAAACTAAATTAAGCGATAAAATTAAATCAAATCTTAAGGAAAATGGTGTATCATTCATACATCCATATAATGAAGTATATGAAACAGTAAAAAAATTCACTAATTCTGATATAATTTTAGTTGACCCAGCTAGAATGAATTATGCATTATATAACAATATTCCTAAAGACGTTAAAAAGGTAGAAAAACGAAATCCATCTGTTTTATTTAAAGCTATGAAAAACCCAATTGAAATTGAAAATATTAAAAAAGCTCAAATAAAAGATGGAGTAGCTCATACTAAATTTATGTACTGGCTTAAACATAATATAGGCAAAGAAGTCATCACAGAAATAAGCGCTTCTAATAAACTAGATGAATTCCGAGCAGAACAGGGAGGGTTTATTCGCCCAAGTTTTGAACCTATTTCTTCATTTGGTGAGCACGCTGCCATAGTACACTATGCTCCAACTCCTGAAACAGATATAGAACTAAAAGAAGGATCTTTATTCCTAACAGATACAGGTGCTGGTTTCTATGAAGGTTCTACAGATATTACAAGAACTTATGCATTAGGAGAAGTACCACAGATAATGAAAGATCACTTTACTCTAACTGTTAATAGTAATCTTCATCTTGCCCATGCAAGATTCCTTTATGGTTGTAATGGTATGAATTTAGATATACTTGCACGTGCTCCATTCTGGAATAGAGGCTTAAACTTTAACCATGGTACAGGCCACGGTGTTGGATATTTAATGAACATCCATGAAGCACCAACTGGATTTAGATGGCAATACCGTGCAAACGAAACTCATCCTTTTGAAGAAGGAATGGTTATCACTGATGAACCTGGTATATATATCGCAGGCTCACACGGTGTCCGTATTGAAAATGAGCTTCTTGTATGCAAAGGAGAAAAGAATGAATACGGCCAATTCATGTACTTTGAGCCAATTAGTTATGTACCTATAGATTTAGATGCAATAAATCCTGACCTTATGACTACAGAAGAAAAAACATGGTTAAATGAATATCACGAAATCGTATACAATACAATTTCACCATACCTAACTCAAGAGGAAAAAGATTGGTTAAAAGAATACACTAAAAAAATTTCATAA
- a CDS encoding DUF3862 domain-containing protein, with product MLEKKEEPFYKKIWFWIIAIVIVCGVASYGGNKKINITDTKNSAKTEVKKDDTRKVTYEKFCKIKIGSTYEEVKSILGEYKESKETKIDGIKVIIYTWYNDDNSKMDVIVKNNKVIGKAQAGLSVENAEVNLIKYTKIQKGMDYGKVKDILGNGELMYISEINGSTKLIYLWANPNGSNMNITFENGKVTSKNRLGLN from the coding sequence ATGTTGGAAAAAAAAGAGGAACCATTTTATAAAAAAATTTGGTTTTGGATTATTGCTATAGTAATTGTATGTGGAGTAGCTAGCTATGGTGGTAATAAAAAAATAAATATTACAGATACCAAGAATTCTGCTAAAACAGAAGTTAAAAAGGATGACACTAGAAAAGTAACCTATGAAAAGTTTTGCAAAATAAAAATAGGTTCAACTTATGAGGAAGTAAAGAGCATTTTAGGGGAATATAAAGAATCAAAAGAAACTAAGATAGATGGTATAAAAGTAATTATATACACTTGGTACAATGATGATAATAGTAAGATGGATGTTATTGTTAAAAATAATAAAGTTATAGGAAAAGCTCAAGCAGGGCTTTCAGTAGAAAATGCAGAGGTAAATTTAATAAAATATACAAAAATTCAAAAAGGCATGGACTATGGTAAAGTTAAAGATATATTAGGAAATGGAGAGTTAATGTATATATCTGAAATTAATGGAAGTACTAAATTAATATATTTATGGGCTAATCCTAATGGAAGCAATATGAATATAACATTTGAAAATGGAAAAGTAACTTCAAAAAATCGGCTTGGATTGAATTAA
- a CDS encoding CD3324 family protein, whose protein sequence is MKYKNAQNVLPEHIIELIQEYMEGGYLYIPIKYENKKVWGENTSTKNTLKRRNIEIFNRYEEGISIKKLAQQYYLTEHSIRRIIRQQKDI, encoded by the coding sequence ATGAAATACAAAAACGCACAAAATGTACTGCCAGAACATATTATTGAATTGATTCAAGAATATATGGAAGGTGGATATTTATATATACCAATAAAATATGAGAATAAAAAAGTTTGGGGAGAAAATACTAGTACAAAAAATACTTTGAAAAGAAGAAATATAGAAATTTTTAATAGATATGAAGAAGGAATATCCATTAAAAAACTTGCACAGCAGTATTATCTTACTGAACATAGTATAAGAAGAATAATTAGACAACAAAAAGATATATAA
- a CDS encoding DUF1294 domain-containing protein: MIRYFKYYFIVLNLLGFLSMYIDKEKAKANRWRIKENTLLLIALLGGSIGSYMGMKTFRHKTKHSKFKYGIPFIILIQLCIFLYLGK, from the coding sequence ATGATTAGATATTTCAAATATTATTTTATAGTATTAAATTTGTTGGGATTTTTATCTATGTACATAGATAAAGAAAAGGCTAAAGCAAATAGGTGGAGAATAAAGGAGAATACTTTATTGTTAATAGCCTTACTAGGCGGCAGTATAGGATCTTATATGGGGATGAAAACATTTAGACATAAGACTAAGCATTCTAAATTTAAATACGGTATTCCTTTTATAATATTAATTCAACTATGTATATTTTTATATTTGGGTAAATGA
- a CDS encoding DUF3147 family protein, with translation MFTVVKVFISAIIIGGVTEIARKYPTYGGIIAALPIVSLLSLIWIYIQGEQTQNLSKFVFGVLKGFPATIMLLLIIGLSLRSNRSLVLSIFLGVCGWGVFLVIQNFVFN, from the coding sequence ATGTTTACCGTAGTAAAAGTTTTTATATCAGCTATAATAATTGGGGGAGTGACGGAAATAGCAAGAAAATATCCAACTTATGGAGGGATTATTGCTGCATTACCTATAGTTAGCTTATTAAGTTTAATTTGGATATACATACAAGGTGAGCAAACACAAAATCTTAGTAAATTCGTATTTGGTGTTTTAAAAGGCTTTCCAGCAACCATAATGTTGTTATTAATTATAGGGTTGTCATTAAGGTCTAATAGATCATTAGTGTTATCAATTTTCTTAGGTGTTTGTGGCTGGGGAGTTTTTTTGGTCATTCAAAATTTTGTGTTTAATTAA
- a CDS encoding thioesterase II family protein: MSYKNIDSECGRLFVFPYAGGGASVFRNWQKEFKDINVFAAQYPGREDRIAEDPIKNFHELLQEIFLSIIDFIPENNNYYFFGHSLGTKIIYELALKLKKEKNTVPRGIIVAGGRAPCFKEMNPIYNLNDEEFIKELKRFSGTPEKILANNELMNIFLPMLRADFQIDEKYENKVIEKLDCSILGLMGTEDSELTLDELMKWSEYTNKDFNCKKIEGGHMFINTNYIQVINCIKEFM, from the coding sequence GTGTCATATAAGAATATAGATTCAGAATGTGGAAGATTATTTGTCTTTCCTTACGCAGGTGGTGGAGCATCGGTTTTTAGAAACTGGCAAAAAGAATTTAAAGATATTAATGTATTTGCAGCTCAGTATCCTGGGAGAGAAGATAGAATAGCTGAAGATCCAATTAAAAATTTTCATGAGTTATTACAAGAAATATTTTTATCAATTATAGACTTTATACCTGAAAATAATAATTATTATTTTTTTGGACATAGTTTAGGAACTAAAATTATTTATGAATTAGCTTTAAAACTTAAAAAAGAAAAAAATACAGTTCCTAGAGGAATTATAGTTGCTGGGGGAAGGGCGCCATGTTTTAAAGAAATGAATCCTATTTATAATTTAAATGACGAAGAATTTATTAAAGAATTAAAAAGATTTTCAGGAACTCCTGAAAAGATATTAGCAAATAATGAACTTATGAATATATTTTTACCTATGTTAAGAGCAGATTTTCAAATAGATGAAAAATATGAAAATAAAGTAATAGAAAAATTAGATTGTTCTATTTTGGGGTTGATGGGAACAGAAGATAGTGAATTAACTTTGGATGAATTGATGAAATGGAGTGAATATACCAATAAAGATTTCAATTGTAAAAAGATTGAAGGAGGGCATATGTTTATAAATACAAATTATATTCAGGTTATAAATTGCATAAAGGAGTTCATGTGA
- the bioD gene encoding dethiobiotin synthase produces MAKGIFITATGTNIGKTYITALIVKKLREFNINCGYYKAALSGAERIDGKLIAGDANYVYNIADIKGDPNDAVSYIFEQAVSPHLAAKLNNVEISMEKIKKDFSCIKNKHDYITVEGSGGIICPISMGKEKIMLENIIKSFKLPAIVVADAGLGTINSTILTLQYMKKKNISVKMILLNNYNHEDIIHIENKRYLSDNLRIPVYTCNKNSNNLEIPAEKLIEYYEEI; encoded by the coding sequence ATGGCAAAAGGAATATTTATAACTGCAACAGGAACTAATATTGGAAAAACTTATATAACAGCTTTAATTGTTAAGAAATTAAGAGAATTTAATATAAACTGTGGATATTATAAGGCAGCACTGAGCGGAGCAGAGAGAATAGATGGCAAACTTATTGCAGGAGACGCCAATTATGTATACAATATTGCCGATATAAAGGGAGATCCTAATGATGCAGTGAGTTATATTTTTGAACAAGCAGTTTCACCTCATTTAGCCGCAAAATTAAATAATGTAGAAATATCTATGGAGAAGATAAAAAAAGATTTTTCATGTATTAAAAATAAACATGATTATATAACTGTAGAAGGTAGTGGAGGAATAATTTGTCCTATTTCTATGGGGAAAGAAAAAATAATGCTTGAAAATATTATAAAGAGCTTTAAATTACCAGCTATTGTTGTAGCAGATGCAGGTCTTGGCACCATTAACAGCACAATTTTAACTTTACAATATATGAAAAAGAAAAATATATCTGTAAAAATGATTTTATTAAACAATTATAACCATGAAGATATAATTCATATAGAAAATAAGAGATACCTATCAGATAATTTACGGATTCCAGTCTATACATGTAATAAGAATTCTAATAATTTAGAAATTCCAGCAGAAAAATTAATTGAATATTATGAGGAGATATAA
- the thiM gene encoding hydroxyethylthiazole kinase, translated as MQIRQSVKFKKPLIHYITNPISINDCANMILAVGPKPIMAEHPLEVSEITAVSKSLGVNLGNITDNKMKSMLISGKTAYGNKISQVIDLVGVGCSKLRLDYAKKFISECHPNVIKGNMSEIKAIYGIKSNAQGIDVGAGDIVTEQNFHKNIEIIKTLSMRTGAVVAATGVVDIISNGTYTYAIKNGCEMLSMMTGTGCMLTGIIASYISSGSILEGTVLAIALMGICGELSQHVKGTGSFRTELIDNMFNISDDMIIKKIKMGTY; from the coding sequence TTGCAAATAAGACAGAGTGTTAAATTTAAAAAACCTCTCATTCATTATATTACAAATCCAATTTCAATAAATGATTGTGCAAATATGATTCTTGCTGTTGGCCCAAAGCCCATTATGGCCGAGCATCCTTTGGAAGTTTCCGAAATCACTGCTGTTTCAAAATCTCTTGGAGTTAACCTTGGGAATATAACAGATAATAAAATGAAATCTATGTTGATTTCAGGTAAAACAGCCTATGGAAATAAGATTTCACAAGTAATTGATCTTGTAGGCGTAGGTTGCAGTAAGCTTCGTCTAGATTATGCAAAAAAGTTTATTTCAGAGTGTCATCCAAATGTTATTAAGGGTAATATGTCCGAAATAAAAGCAATTTATGGCATAAAAAGTAATGCACAAGGGATTGATGTTGGAGCAGGTGATATTGTAACAGAGCAAAATTTTCATAAAAATATAGAAATAATAAAGACGTTGTCCATGAGAACTGGTGCTGTTGTTGCAGCTACCGGAGTGGTAGATATAATAAGCAATGGTACTTATACATATGCAATAAAAAATGGTTGTGAAATGCTTTCAATGATGACTGGAACAGGTTGTATGCTTACTGGTATTATCGCAAGCTATATTTCTTCAGGTAGTATACTGGAGGGAACTGTTCTTGCTATAGCTCTTATGGGAATATGTGGTGAACTTTCTCAGCATGTTAAGGGTACTGGAAGTTTCAGAACTGAGCTCATAGATAATATGTTTAATATTTCTGATGATATGATAATAAAAAAAATAAAAATGGGTACTTATTAA
- the thiW gene encoding energy coupling factor transporter S component ThiW yields the protein MEKNSKLLKKLMLAMMVAMGVVISPILRIEGMCPMAHFINILCSVILGPWYSLLCAILIGVIRMFFMGIPPLALTGAVFGAFFSGVLYRVSKGKLICAIIGEVIGTGIIGAIVSYPIMTFIWGRTGLTWMFYVPSFIMATFIGGTIAFIFLGALSRTGNLAKIQRSLGAKIYGKPRVNNKQTIANKTEC from the coding sequence ATGGAGAAAAACTCAAAACTATTAAAGAAACTTATGTTAGCAATGATGGTGGCAATGGGAGTTGTAATTTCACCAATTCTTCGTATTGAAGGAATGTGCCCTATGGCCCATTTTATTAACATTCTATGTTCTGTTATCCTTGGACCTTGGTATTCACTGCTTTGTGCTATATTGATAGGTGTGATAAGAATGTTTTTTATGGGAATTCCACCTTTAGCTTTAACTGGGGCAGTTTTTGGGGCATTTTTCTCTGGAGTTTTATACAGAGTATCTAAGGGAAAGTTAATCTGTGCTATTATAGGTGAGGTTATAGGAACTGGTATTATAGGAGCCATAGTTTCATATCCTATTATGACGTTTATTTGGGGCAGAACAGGTCTTACATGGATGTTTTATGTTCCTTCATTTATTATGGCTACGTTTATTGGAGGAACAATTGCATTTATTTTTCTAGGAGCATTAAGTAGGACAGGTAATCTTGCCAAAATTCAAAGAAGTTTGGGGGCAAAAATTTATGGCAAACCAAGAGTTAATAATAAACAAACTATTGCAAATAAGACAGAGTGTTAA